A stretch of Castanea sativa cultivar Marrone di Chiusa Pesio chromosome 2, ASM4071231v1 DNA encodes these proteins:
- the LOC142625718 gene encoding uncharacterized protein LOC142625718, translating into MVIDYQEMLLERGAQQVLQGEVVKQFLQHICFPLREQLLQYYPIWLRMYGKTSPFSIPWKMVRLLNLFSNQDGQPSMKLGLLFLPKKLISGKKFLSLDAKVYLQTSDASLASRLCEMCAANNNVDTLHRIFITSQAEVLPS; encoded by the exons ATGGTGATTGATTATCAAGAAATGCTTTTAGAGAGAG GGGCACAACAAGTTTTACAAGGAGAAGTTGTCAAACAGTTCTTGCAGCACATCTGCTTTCCATTGCGAGAGCAATTGCTCCAATATTACCCCATTTGGCTGAGGATGTATGGCAAAACATCCCCTTTCAGTATACCATGGAAGATGGTTCGATTGCTGAATTTGTTTTCAAATCAAGATGGCCAACCCTCAATGAAACTTGGCTTGCTTTTCCTACCAAAGAAATTGATTTCTGGGAAAAAATTCTTGAG TTTAGATGCAAAGGTTTACCTCCAGACTTCTGATGCCAGCCTGGCATCTAGATTGTGTGAGATGTGTGCAGCAAACAACAATGTAGACACATTGCATCGCATATTCATCACATCTCAG GCAGAGGTTCTTCCCTCTTAA
- the LOC142625717 gene encoding uncharacterized protein LOC142625717: MKMLLRNRGLIYQIDLKCSHIYTSFKKFSSLYNGPSEVDGKVVPFLDGANRESSRKVEGVRQVLDNVCQILESGPWGPAFETALSLLDEKPKPELVIGVLRRLKDVNVAVNYFRWAERKTDQAHSPEAYNSLLMVMARGRKFDCLEEILEEMSIAGFGPSNNVCIELVVSCVKSQNLREAFDLIQTMRKFKFRPAFSAYTTLIGALSAVHEPELMLTLFHQMQELGYEVSVHLFTTLIRVFAREGRVDAALSLLDEMKSNSFDADIVLYNVCIDSFGKIGKVDMAWKFFHEMKSHGLMPDDVTYTSMIGVLCKADRLDEAVELFEQLDSSRKVPCVYAYNTMIMGYGSAGKFDEAYSLLERQKRKGCIPNVIAYNCILTCLGKKGRVEEALRIFEEMKKDAVPNLPTYNILIDMLCRAGKLEAALSVRDAMQEAGLFPNVMTVNIMIDRLCKAQKLDGACSIFEGMDHKVCTPDAVTFCSLIEGLGRHGRVDDAYRLYEKMLDSNQIPNAVVYTSLISNFFKCGRKEDGHKIYKEMIHRGCSPDLMLLNTYMDCIFKAGETEKGRALFKEIKARGFIPDVRSYSILIHGLVKAGFANETYELFYSMKDQGCILDTRAYNTVIDGFCKSGKVNKAYQLLEEMKIKGHQPTVVTYGSVIDGLAKIDRLDEAYMLFEEAKSRGIELNVVIYSSLIDGFGKVGRIDEAYLIMEELMQKGLTPNVYTWNCLLDALVKAEEINEALVCFQSLKDLKCTPNQVTYSILINGLCRVRKFNKAFVYWQEMQKQGLKPNTITYTTMISGLAKAGNIVDASGLFERFKASGGIPDSASYNAMIEGLSNCNRAMDAYVLFEETRLKGCNIHTKTCVVLLDALHKAECLEQAAIVGAVLRETAKSQHASRSW, translated from the exons ATGAAGATGCTCTTAAGGAACCGag GATTAATCTATCAAATTGATTTGAAGTGCAGTCACATTTACACCTCTTTTAAAAAGTTCTCATCATTGTATAATGGGCCTTCTGAGGTGGATGGGAAAGTTGTTCCCTTTCTGGATGGGGCTAATAGAGAAAGTTCAAGAAAAGTTGAGGGGGTGAGACAGGTACTGGATAATGTCTGCCAAATATTGGAAAGTGGACCATGGGGACCAGCCTTTGAGACTGCTCTATCTTTGTTAGATGAAAAACCAAAACCAGAACTAGTTATTGGAGTCTTAAGGAGGCTGAAGGATGTCAATGTAGCAGTAAACTATTTTCGGTGGGCTGAGAGAAAAACCGACCAAGCACATTCTCCTGAAGCATACAATTCACTTCTCATGGTTATGGCTAGGGGTAGAAAGTTTGATTGCTTGGAAGAGATTCTTGAAGAAATGAGTATTGCAGGATTCGGTCCATCTAATAACGTGTGTATAGAGTTAGTTGTAAGCTGTGTCAAGTCTCAAAATCTTAGAGAAGCTTTCGATCTAATACAAACCATGAGGAAGTTTAAATTCCGCCCCGCATTTTCGGCTTATACAACTCTGATTGGTGCTTTATCTGCAGTTCATGAACCCGAACTTATGCTCACTCTTTTTCACCAAATGCAGGAGCTAGGTTATGAAGTAAGCGTGCATTTATTTACAACTCTTATTCGTGTATTTGCCAGGGAGGGCCGGGTTGATGCTGCTCTTTCCCTGCTGGATGAGATGAAGAGCAACTCTTTTGATGCCGACATTGTTCTGTATAATGTTTGCATAGATTCTTTTGGTAAGATTGGGAAGGTGGATATGGCCTGGAAATTCTTTCATGAGATGAAATCTCATGGCTTGATGCCTGACGATGTGACATATACTAGCATGATAGGGGTTCTCTGCAAAGCTGATAGACTGGATGAAGCTGTGGAGCTATTCGAACAGCTGGATAGCAGCAGGAAAGTCCCTTGTGTATATGCTTATAACACCATGATCATGGGTTATGGCTCAGCTGGAAAGTTTGATGAAGCGTATAGTTTACTTGAGAGGCAAAAACGAAAGGGGTGCATTCCGAATGTGATTGCATATAATTGCATTCTCACCTGCCTTGGAAAGAAGGggagagtggaagaggcattaCGGATCTTTGAGGAGATGAAGAAAGATGCAGTGCCAAACCTTCCAACCTATAATATTCTAATAGACATGCTTTGTAGGGCAGGGAAACTTGAGGCTGCTTTGAGTGTTCGGGATGCAATGCAAGAAGCTGGCTTGTTTCCTAATGTTATGACTGTCAACATAATGATAGATAGACTCTGCAAAGCTCAAAAACTGGATGGGGCTTGTTCTATATTTGAAGGAATGGATCACAAAGTTTGCACCCCAGATGCTGTTACATTTTGTTCTCTTATAGAAGGCCTGGGCAGACATGGTAGAGTGGATGATGCCTATAGGCTATATGAAAAGATGCTAGATTCTAATCAGATTCCAAACGCTGTTGTTTATACATCACTTATCAGTAACTTTTTCAAGTGTGGCAGGAAGGAGGATGGTCACAAGATATACAAAGAAATGATTCATCGGGGCTGTTCTCCTGACCTGATGCTTCTTAATACCTACATGGATTGTATTTTCAAAGCTGGTGAGACTGAGAAAGGCAGGGCTTTGTTTAAGGAAATAAAGGCTCGAGGATTCATTCCAGATGTTCGGAGCTATTCAATCCTAATTCACGGCCTTGTCAAAGCAGGTTTTGCAAATGAAACATATGAGTTATTCTACTCAATGAAGGATCAAGGCTGCATTCTGGACACCCGCGCTTACAACACTGTTATTGATGGATTCTGCAAGTCTGGTAAGGTTAACAAAGCTTATCAACTGTTGGAGGAAATGAAGATAAAGGGTCACCAACCCACTGTTGTTACCTATGGCTCTGTCATCGATGGGCTTGCTAAGATTGACAGGCTTGATGAAGCATACATGCTCTTTGAAGAAGCAAAGTCTAGAGGAATAGAGTTAAATGTGGTGATATATAGTAGTCTTATTGATGGGTTCGGGAAGGTGGGTAGAATTGATGAAGCATACCTAATTATGGAAGAGTTGATGCAGAAAGGTTTGACCCCTAATGTATACACTTGGAATTGCTTGCTTGATGCACTTGTGAAAGCAGAGGAAATTAATGAAGCTCTTGTCTGCTTTCAGTCACTGAAAGACTTGAAATGTACCCCCAACCAAGTAACTTACAGCATTCTCATAAATGGTCTCTGTAGGGTTAGAAAATTTAATAAGGCCTTTGTGTACTGGCAAGAGATGCAGAAGCAAGGGTTGAAGCCCAACACAATCACGTACACAACCATGATCTCAGGACTTGCAAAGGCTGGAAACATAGTAGACGCTAGTGGGCTTTTTGAGAGGTTTAAGGCAAGTGGTGGTATACCGGATTCTGCTAGTTATAATGCTATGATAGAAGGGCTAAGCAATTGTAATAGAGCAATGGATGCATATGTACTTTTTGAGGAAACTCGGTTGAAAGGTTGTAATATTCATACCAAAACTTGTGTCGTTCTTCTAGATGCATTGCATAAGGCTGAATGCCTTGAGCAGGCAGCAATTGTGGGTGCAGTGTTGAGGGAAACAGCAAAGTCTCAACATGCTTCAAGATCTTGGTAA